Proteins co-encoded in one Malus domestica chromosome 09, GDT2T_hap1 genomic window:
- the LOC103443602 gene encoding uncharacterized protein isoform X1: MSRLSFRPRPVDIHKKLPIVKSVKDFEDDDTPTSTRNSQLIRLAYDATVELEAPPTPAAPKKYVPEIPTPQFVVVDTYERDYSRTFGQPNSYLRARGARAELGEFVEYDLDNEDEDWLYEFNKERKILAPEKLESLLFKLEVLDHKARERAGVITPTLASPIPVLLQLDVASEVLLNETEALQAQSLRYAVIQSVYNYWKEKRERWQKPVLRRLQPPPPVNDTNPYNVFRPREKTHRLHTRRMQRRENNVQSFEKLRQVRRNLEQAKTIVEALIKREEKKREVMENEVSLQIIQMKYKHETELLEDSLALPGFQPVSCKFGSSEDEFVDSDDVSNSQPRMRPPAIPNPPLTDSNLVMVPTGTMKQEFRRRHAPQGWLHKMDPLEPVLLFTRPLVPEKLAAAGIVPPSDSSVTNGASTPPIKFRGRIGRGGRLIFDRWNPLMHTPIDCGNSFYIPPKP, encoded by the exons ATGAGTAGACTTTCATTCAGGCCTCGCCCTGTTGATATCCACAAGAAGCTCCCCATTGTCAAATCCGTCAAGGACTTCGAAGACGATGATACCCCAACTTCCACCCGCAATTCTCAGCTCATCCGCCTCGCCTACGACGCCACCGTTGAACTGGAGGCACCCCCGACCCCCGCCGCGCCCAAGAAATATGTTCCTGAAATACCCACTCCTCAGTTTGTTGTTGTGGACACTTATGAGAGGGACTATTCTCGCACTTTTGGCCAGCCCAATTCGTACCTTCGCGCTAGAGGAG CTCGGGCCGAGCTCGGAGAGTTTGTGGAGTATGACCTAGACAATGAGGATGAGGACTGGCTGTATGAGTTCAACAAAGAGAGGAAGATTCTTGCACCCGAAAA GCTTGAGAGTCTTCTTTTTAAGTTGGAGGTTTTGGATCATAAGGCGCGAGAAAGAGCAGGAGTTATAACTCCTACTCTTGCTTCACCAATCCCTGTACTTCTACAACTTGATGTTGCTAGTGAG GTCTTACTAAATGAGACTGAG GCTTTACAAGCTCAGTCTCTCAGATATGCTGTTATCCAGTCTGTTTATAATTATTGGAAAGAGAAG CGTGAACGTTGGCAGAAGCCTGTTTTGCGGCGTTTGCAG CCTCCTCCACCAGTTAATGACACCAACCCGTATAATGTCTTTAGACCAAGGGAGAAAACCCACAGACTGCACACAAGAAGG ATGCAAAGAAGGGAAAATAATGTGCAGTCATTTGAAAAGCTTCGCCAG GTTAGGCGCAACCTGGAGCAAGCCAAGACCATAGTAGAGGCTTTAATCAAG agagaagagaaaaagagGGAAGTCATGGAGAATGAAGTTAGTCTTCAAATAATCCAAATGAAATACAAG CATGAAACTGAGCTCCTGGAAGATAGTTTGGCCCTTCCTGGATTTCAACCTGTATCTTGCAAATTTGGTTCAAGCGAGGACGAATTTGTTGATTcggatgatgtttcaaacagcCAGCCCCGTATGCGACCTCCCGCAATACCTAATCCGCCTTTAACAGATTCAAATTTAGTTATGGTTCCTACAGGAACCATGAAGCAAGAGTTCAGGCGGCGGCATGCACCACAAGGGTGGCTTCATAAAATG GATCCCCTTGAGCCAGTTTTGTTATTTACAAGACCTCTAGTTCCAGAAAAGTTGGCAGCAGCAGGCATTGTACCCCCATCAGATTCTTCAGTAACAAATGGAGCATCCACACCACCTATTAAATTCCGAGGAAGAATTGGCCGAGGAGGACGATTGATATTTGATAGATGGAATCCATTGATGCATACTCCAATCGACTGTGGGAATTCTTTTTATATACCGCCTAAACCCTGA
- the LOC103443602 gene encoding uncharacterized protein isoform X2 translates to MSRLSFRPRPVDIHKKLPIVKSVKDFEDDDTPTSTRNSQLIRLAYDATVELEAPPTPAAPKKYVPEIPTPQFVVVDTYERDYSRTFGQPNSYLRARGARAELGEFVEYDLDNEDEDWLYEFNKERKILAPEKLESLLFKLEVLDHKARERAGVITPTLASPIPVLLQLDVASEALQAQSLRYAVIQSVYNYWKEKRERWQKPVLRRLQPPPPVNDTNPYNVFRPREKTHRLHTRRMQRRENNVQSFEKLRQVRRNLEQAKTIVEALIKREEKKREVMENEVSLQIIQMKYKHETELLEDSLALPGFQPVSCKFGSSEDEFVDSDDVSNSQPRMRPPAIPNPPLTDSNLVMVPTGTMKQEFRRRHAPQGWLHKMDPLEPVLLFTRPLVPEKLAAAGIVPPSDSSVTNGASTPPIKFRGRIGRGGRLIFDRWNPLMHTPIDCGNSFYIPPKP, encoded by the exons ATGAGTAGACTTTCATTCAGGCCTCGCCCTGTTGATATCCACAAGAAGCTCCCCATTGTCAAATCCGTCAAGGACTTCGAAGACGATGATACCCCAACTTCCACCCGCAATTCTCAGCTCATCCGCCTCGCCTACGACGCCACCGTTGAACTGGAGGCACCCCCGACCCCCGCCGCGCCCAAGAAATATGTTCCTGAAATACCCACTCCTCAGTTTGTTGTTGTGGACACTTATGAGAGGGACTATTCTCGCACTTTTGGCCAGCCCAATTCGTACCTTCGCGCTAGAGGAG CTCGGGCCGAGCTCGGAGAGTTTGTGGAGTATGACCTAGACAATGAGGATGAGGACTGGCTGTATGAGTTCAACAAAGAGAGGAAGATTCTTGCACCCGAAAA GCTTGAGAGTCTTCTTTTTAAGTTGGAGGTTTTGGATCATAAGGCGCGAGAAAGAGCAGGAGTTATAACTCCTACTCTTGCTTCACCAATCCCTGTACTTCTACAACTTGATGTTGCTAGTGAG GCTTTACAAGCTCAGTCTCTCAGATATGCTGTTATCCAGTCTGTTTATAATTATTGGAAAGAGAAG CGTGAACGTTGGCAGAAGCCTGTTTTGCGGCGTTTGCAG CCTCCTCCACCAGTTAATGACACCAACCCGTATAATGTCTTTAGACCAAGGGAGAAAACCCACAGACTGCACACAAGAAGG ATGCAAAGAAGGGAAAATAATGTGCAGTCATTTGAAAAGCTTCGCCAG GTTAGGCGCAACCTGGAGCAAGCCAAGACCATAGTAGAGGCTTTAATCAAG agagaagagaaaaagagGGAAGTCATGGAGAATGAAGTTAGTCTTCAAATAATCCAAATGAAATACAAG CATGAAACTGAGCTCCTGGAAGATAGTTTGGCCCTTCCTGGATTTCAACCTGTATCTTGCAAATTTGGTTCAAGCGAGGACGAATTTGTTGATTcggatgatgtttcaaacagcCAGCCCCGTATGCGACCTCCCGCAATACCTAATCCGCCTTTAACAGATTCAAATTTAGTTATGGTTCCTACAGGAACCATGAAGCAAGAGTTCAGGCGGCGGCATGCACCACAAGGGTGGCTTCATAAAATG GATCCCCTTGAGCCAGTTTTGTTATTTACAAGACCTCTAGTTCCAGAAAAGTTGGCAGCAGCAGGCATTGTACCCCCATCAGATTCTTCAGTAACAAATGGAGCATCCACACCACCTATTAAATTCCGAGGAAGAATTGGCCGAGGAGGACGATTGATATTTGATAGATGGAATCCATTGATGCATACTCCAATCGACTGTGGGAATTCTTTTTATATACCGCCTAAACCCTGA
- the LOC108174056 gene encoding intermembrane lipid transfer protein VPS13-like, whose protein sequence is MDSYATEKQLHLMTAPVSSESHKPRLSLPSILPIGASWQQIYLLARRQKKIYVQVFDFGPINLTLSFSSAPWMLRNRILTAGESVIHRGLTALADVEGARIHLKQLTITHQIASLESLQEILVRHYTRQLLHEMYKVFGSAGVIGNPLGFTRSMGLGIRDFLSVPARSIFLGIVAFTFDDQAVSEVEQQQSGIATHSKGVINGVSERLTGLLQSPIKGAEKHGLPGVLSGIALGITGLVAKRAASILESILEVTGKTAESIRNRSRLYQMGQQRFRVRLPRPLSRELPVRPYSWEDAVGTSALVEADDSLRLKDEILVMCKELRQAGKFVIITQRLVLIVSCSNLVDLGKPEFRGVPADLHWEIESEIRLESVIHADCDEGVVHIVGSSSDAPLRQNQQAKRSSGARAVRWSNPTGSQRRCVQFVADFVFCNRIRKGAWVGM, encoded by the exons ATGGATTCCTATGCAACAGAGAAACAACTTCACTTAATGACTGCTCCTGTTTCTAGTGAAAGCCACAAACCCAGACTCTCTCTACCTTCAATACTTCCAATTGGAGCTTCATGGCAGCAAATTTACCTTTTGGCTAGAAGACAGAAAAAGATCTATGTCCAAGTGTTTGATTTTGGCCCCATCAACTTGACCTTAAG CTTTTCCAGTGCTCCATGGATGCTTCGAAATCGGATTCTTACCGCAGGAGAATCTGTTATCCAT AGAGGTCTTACGGCTCTTGCTGATGTTGAGGGTGCACGAATTCATCTCAAGCAGTTGACAATTACACATCAAATTGCTAGTTTAGAGTCCCTTCAAGAGATCCTTGTAAGGCATTATACTCGGCAACTTCTTCATGAGATGTACAAG GTGTTTGGTTCTGCTGGTGTTATAGGCAATCCCTTGGGATTCACAAGGAGTATGGGGCTTGGCATTAGAGATTTCTTGTCAGTGCCTGCTAGGAGCATTTTTCTG GGCATTGTGGCATTTACATTTGATGACCAGGCTGTTTCAGAAGTGGAACAGCAGCAGAGTGGTATTGCTACTCACTCTAAAGGTGTGATAAATGGAGTATCTGAGAGACTCACAGGTCTTCTTCAATCACCAATTAAAGGAGCTGAGAAACATGGCCTTCCTGGTGTCCTGTCAG GCATAGCTTTAGGTATTACAGGACTAGTGGCAAAACGGGCTGCTAGTATTCTTGAAAGTATTCTTGAAGTTACTGGAAAAACTGCAGAGAGTATCAGAAATCGGAGTAGGCTCTATCAAATGGGACAACAGCGCTTTAGAGTCCGTCTTCCAAGGCCTCTAAGCAGGGAACTCCCCGTAAGACCTTATTCTTGGGAAGATGCTGTTGGAACTTCAGCTCTTGTTGAGGCAGATGACAGTCTGAGGCTCAAGGATGAGATTTTAGTCATGTGCAAGGAACTTAGACAAGCTGGTAAATTTGTCATCATTACACAGAGGCTTGTATTGATTGTTAGCTGCTCAAATCTGGTGGACTTAGGCAAGCCTGAATTTCGGGGTGTTCCTGCTGACCTTCACTGGGAAATTGAATCAGAAATCCGTTTGGAGAGTGTTATACATGCTGACTGTGATGAAGGAGTAGTGCATATAGTCGGAAGCAGTTCAGATGCCCCTTTGCGGCAAAACCAGCAAGCTAAAAGAAGCAGTGGAGCAAGGGCAGTTCGTTGGAGCAATCCTACTGGCTCACAAAGAAGATGCGTACAatttgttgcagattttgttttctgcaatagaATTAGGAAAGGAGCATGGGTGGGGATGTAG